From the genome of Legionella beliardensis:
TATTTAGGATGAATTGAAGCTTTCATAGACGTATCTCTCTTACAAAACGAATATCGCCACCTGAACCTATGCCGGGCACCATACTCTTAATAAATGACGGCAGAGATTAGCAGAATTAGCATTATAAATCAATTTTCAAAAATTGTTTACCCAATTAAATAGTATAAATAAAATTCAATTACTCTAATATTAAATATAATACCTCCTCTACACTATAGTATTAAATTATAGCAGTTCCCCTCTTTCTATACTGATAATAGCAAAAGCTTAGACCAGATACCTTTTATGAAGTTTTAGGCTTTTTAAGTTGTGCTCATGACTAGGAGAGTATGGATACTTCAATTTATCCTAAAATAACTTAGCTTATATTTAATTCAACTAATACAGGAGTATGATCGGAAGGACGTTCTACGGCTCTTGGAAGTTTATCAATTTGGGCAGAGACGCAAGCTTGTGCTAACTCAGCACTTAGCAAAATATGATCAATGCGCAAACCATGGTTACGTCTAAATCCCGCCGCGCGATAATCCCACCAGCTGTATAACTTCTCTGGTTGCGGAAAGAGGCGAAAACTATCATGTAAGCCTAGCGCTAACAAAGCAGCAAATGCTTCTCTTTCCTGCGGACTAACTAAAACACTTCCTTCCCATGCAACTGGATCATGCACGTCCCTGTCTTCAGGCGCAATATTAAAATCACCGACTACTGCAAGTTTCGGATATCGCATCAACTCTTGCTGAATATGAGTATTAAGCTTGGTTAGCCAATGTAATTTATAGTGATATTTATCACACCCTACTGCAGCCCCATTAGGAACATAGAGATTAATTAGCCTTAAATCCCCAATTGAGGTAATTAAGATGCGCCGCTGAGGATCATCAAAATCAGGGATGTCTGTCACACTATTTTCAATGGGCTGCCTACTGATAATCGCAACACCGTTATAGGTTTTCTGGCCAGAATAAACAACATGGTAGCCACGCTCCGTAAAAGCTGCCAGCGGAAAATTTTCATTAGGCGTTTTGGTTTCCTGTAGCGCTAAAATATCAATTTGATGTTGCTCAAACCATGCTAATACTTGTTCAAGACGGATCTTCAGTGAGTTTACATTCCAAGTAGCTAACTTAAGCACACCAATCTCCTTGGTAATCAACAATTAAAGGGGCGTGATCTGACCAGCGGTTTTCACGATGAATAGCGACTTTATGAAGGCTATCTATTAAACCTGGTGTAATGACTTGATAATCAATTCGCCACCCCACATTTTTTTCCCAAGCCTTTCCGCGATGGGACCACCACGTATATTGTTCTTGGTCCTGATTAAGAACGCGAAAAGCATCAACAAACCCTAAAGGGCCAAAAAGCTCATCCATCCATGCTCTTTCTTCCGGTAAGAAGCCTGAGTTTTTTTGATTACTTCGCCAATTTTTAAGATCAATAGCCTTATGGGCAATATTGTAATCGCCACAAATAATTAATTCCCGGCCCTGCTGTTTTAAGGCGAGTAAATGCTCGGTAAAATTTTTAAGAAAATCAAATTTAACTAGCTGCCGTGCCTCACCGCTTGTTCCTGAAGGTAGATAAAGCGAAACAACACTCAATTTTGGATAATCATATTGAATGTATCGTCCTTCATTATCACAAAATTCAAAGCCTAACCCTTTAGTAACAAGATGTGGCTTAAAGCGTGCATAAATAGCCACGCCACTATAGCCTTTTTTTTGAGCATCGTAATAATGACAATGATAGCCAGCCGGATAATAGATGTCTTCTAGTAATTGATTAATTTGTGCTTTGGTTTCTTGAATGCAGATAAAATCAGCATCTTGGTGGACTAACCAATCATAAAATCCTTTACGGGCTGCCGCCCTAATTCCATTTGCATTAAATGTAATAACTCTCACAACATCACTCTTGATAAATTACTATTTTAGCGTCTAGATGCCTTAGTTGCTAAGAACTATAGCAATATATGGCTAGGCAGTAAATGAATTATATAGGTTAGAACTAGGCTTTTAATTGACTAAAAACCAGTTGACTCCAAATTATAAAGCTTAATATTTTCAGGAATTTGATCAAAAATAATTGCAATGTATTTTAATTTGCCAATTTGCAAAAATTGACCGTTAAGAACTGAAATTTGATAGCTTAAAATATCTTTAACGAGGCTTGGGTTAGTAACCACGGCATTAAAATTTTGCTCGCCTTTAGTTGAAATAGCAACAACAATTGCCTTAGGTGGATTAGAAGAAAAATTATTTTTTAATGTTTGATTACTCCACAGCGAGAGAAAATCAGACAGTGAAATTATACCCGCAATACGCTTAGGTTTGCCAATAAAATAAGTCACATATTGCGCTGGCTTATTTAAATTTAAAATATAATTATTTTTATGCAAAGGCGCTATATTAGCTTCAGAAGAAGTAAGAATAAAAAATGAATTGTCAGAGATAGCGAATACACAGCTGCTTAACCCAAATAGTAAAAGCAACATTACTGTTTTCATTGTGTTCCTGTCTTTTTTCTCTATTTATTAAGGTAATCGTTAATTACAAAAATTTCCATTTACACTAATCAACTTACATTCATCACCAGCTACTTTTAATAAGTCGCTTTTTCTCTTTCAGCCAGCTTACTTTCTTCTTTAATTTTTTGAATTTTAATTAATTCCATATAATTATTAAGTTCTCGTTTCTTAACTACCCAAATATTTGCGATTTTTTCAAGAGCAGTGTAAATATTAATAATTCGCATCATCTGCTCTTTCATTTTTTCTAAAACATTAAGCTTGGTTGTTATATCAATTGTAGCTTGTTCTTCTTTAACTATTTCCTTTTTGGTTTTCTCTGCCTCATCATCACGTAAAAAGAGCTTATAATTATTATAAGCATAGGATATGGCATAATAAATTGTTAAAGAAACCGCAATACTAAATTCTACTAGGCGCGCGCTAGGGTTTCTTAATGCTTGAGCAAGCGAATCTAAACCTAGCTCTCTGGCTAAATTAGGCCCGCCGGCAAGGAATACAAACATAGAAGCAAAGCCCCCTAAAAATGTTGGAATAACGCCAGCAATAAGCGTTAATAAATTCTTTCTTACCCACGATTTTTGTTTGATAAAAAGGTCGCGCTTATTAACAGGATTTGACAACACTTGAATAAAAGAACTACTATCGTCTGGCAGTGCAAGATTCCATCCCTTTTTTTCCATCAACTCAACAACACTAATATCGCCCTCAGAATCAGTAATCCAATGAGTAGTTAATAAACCTTGTACACTATTTAAAATTTCATTGAGCCTATCACCGTAAAACTCATAGATTTTTTCTGACTTAACTTCATCACATTTTTTCTTAATTACGAAGCATAAGTCATTAATCCAGCTGATAAAATCGCTATTTTCATTGAACTCGCAATTTTCTACGGCAAGTTTACGACCTACGCTGGGTGTATTTTTAAAAAGATAATTAATTGAATGGTTAAGGTATTTGGTTAATGATTCAATTTGTTCTTGCTTTCTATTAAAAATTAACCTTGTTACATGCAATTGAACATTAAGAATTTTCTGCTTATTAATCGCTGCTTGCGCGTTCAAAGCAGTTAATTTGAAACTAAAATAACCCACTAAGCTGCTGGTCAAAAGGGCAATGAGTGTAATCCCTGCAAGCATGATGAATGAATCGAGATGTAAACCCATAAACGCCGAAAACCCCATCCAAGCACCAAAAGTACTTGTGATGATACAGTTAAGGACTAGGGCAACATTACCCGATTTCTCTTTGCCATTTGATTGGATATTAGTATGCTGCGTGATGTTAAGAGAGCCTAATTGTATTAGGTTTTTGAATTGCCTTTTATTTAAATTTTTCTTTAAATGAGCCTCCCCTAGGCGCAAATGACCTAGCAGTATTTCAAGCTCAACAATATTTAAATCTTCTAAGTTAACACCTGCCATTTTATTACAACTAATTTAAGTTAATATGTTAAAAACATTTAAAAAAACAGTTTAACATAAAAAAAGAATAAATTCGTCCCAGATAGCTAATAATTAAGAATTTGTAGTTGCTTATAACAGCCAAACTATAATAGTTTATTTTGTTAAGCAAAATTAGAGGTTTGATAAGTCTTTGTCTCATACTCTAACATTTATGCACAAGCCAATATTTACTGATAATTTTTAATTAATGCCTTTATTTTCCTAATAACTTTAATGCAGTATGGGCAAGTCGCTTGCCTAAATACTTAGCTAGAGCCACTTCATCCTGACTAATAGGGTTATCATTTGTAACCCCAGCAACATGCGACATGCCATAGGGGCTCCCCCCTGTTTTCGTAGTATTTAATAAGGGTTCTGTATAAGGAATACCTACGAGAACCATGCCATGATGCAAAAGGGGCAACATCATACTGGTGAGGGTTGTTTCCTGGCCGCCATGCACTGTAGAAGTTGATGTAAATACACAGGCTGGTTTATCAACTAATTCACCTGCAAGCCATAAAGCAGTCGTATTATCAAGGAAATACTTAAGTGGGGCCGCCATATTACCAAAGCGCGTTGGGCTACCTAAAGCAAGCCCGCTACAATGGCGTAAATCATCCAAGGTAACATACGGAGCGCCTTGGTCTGGAATAGCACTTTCTGTTGCTTCACACACAGCAGACACGGGCGGAACTGTTCTGATACGAGCTTCTATTCCCTCAACACTTTCAATGCCACGAGCTATGTATTGGGCAATTTGTGCTGTTGCTCCATACCTTGAATAGAATAAAATAAGAACATAAGGATTGATCATCTGCTTTACCTTTTTTATACATTAATCCTGCTCATTACCAGTTAATGTGAGATAAATTTTTACAAATACTTCGCATTTTACAAGATAATGATTAAGTTAAAGTCCTGTTATACCATAACATGATATGCGTTTAAATTTTAATAACTTAAGGCCAGTCCTTTTTACGCCTACAGCCTCTCATAAACCCTCGATATCAAAAATGTATTTTATAAGTATTTATAAAATATGCTGACGCTAAGATTGGGTGATAATCATTTTAAAATGACTTAATTATTTTTTATTGCATCACTTGGTTGATTAATAATTGAATTTGTTAGTAATTTAACCATCATATTTGCAAAAAATCTGCCTATAAAATTAAATAATTTTCTAGAAACTAATGACATTTTAACGCCCTTTCTGTACAATTACAGCTCTATTTACCTTGCTGTATTGGAGTCATAGCATGGCGCATCCATTAATAAATATTTCACGGAAGCAAGCTTTATCCTTTGCTAGTTTTCTGGTGCTCTATCAATTTTTAACTTATATTGCCAATGATATGATTATGCCTGGCATGATTCAGGTTGTTTCATCTTTTCATGGCCCTGAGTCGGCAATAGCCTCTTCTTTGACTGCTTATATCTTAGGTGGAGCAAGCCTACAACTGTTTCTTGGCCCGATTTCAGATCGTATTGGCCGCAGACCTGTCATGCTTGCTGGCGCAATATTGTTTTTCGTATTCACTGTTTTTATTGCCTGCTCTAATTCAATTGGCCAATTTCTATTAGCACGCTACTTTGAAGGCATGGGACTTTGTTTTATTGGAGTAATTGGCTACGCTACTTTACAAGAAATTTTTGCTGAAATGGATGCGGTACGATTAGTAGCAGCGCTAGCCAATGTGGCTTCTTTAGCGCCCTTATTAGGCCCTCTTGCTGGCGCTACTTTTATTCTTTATTTTAATTGGCGCGGTATTTTTGCACTTATTGGCTTTTTTGCTTTACTTGCTTTATGGGGTTTATGGCGATTTATGCCAGAGCCTGTTGGCGCACAAAAAAAAGATGGTCAGGTAATTCCCCGAGTTTCTTTAGCGCCTAAGGTTGTTTTTAAAAATTACCTACAACTATTAACCAATCCTACCTTTATGGTAGGCGCCTGGGTCGCAGGCTTAGTAGGCGTGCCTTGCGTTGCTTGGATTGCTATTTCACCCATTATTATTGTTGCTGACGCTAAATTGAGTGTTATTGCCTATGCACTTTGGCAATTACCCATTTTTGGAGCAGGTTTATTAGGCAATTGGTACTTGCATAAGCTAACTCGCAAGAAGCCTATTAAACCAATTATTCTTTTTGGCTCAATATTATCTTCAGCTGGCCTACTACTTGCTTACCTTCTTCCTGGCCTTATTGGTTCAAACTTTGAGTGGCTTCTACCAGGCTTAACGTTATATGGCTTTGGTTTAGGAGTAACAGCAGCCCCCTTAAATCGATATGTTCTATTCTCAACATCAGTGAGTAAAGGAACAGCTTATGCGATGATTAGTTTAATTAGTATGATTGCTCAAGCCATAGGAGTAGAGGCTGCAAATCAAGTGTATACTCACCATAATAATAATTATTTTGGCTTATACTGTGCCATACTAGGCTTAATTTATTTGCTAGGTTTAGTAGGAATGTTTGTTCTTTCTCTACAAGCAAAAGACGAATTATCTCTATCTGCACCAGCAGTTTAGATAATATACACAAAGATGGGATAGTTTACTGTATAAACAATCCCTATCTTTATAAATGGAAACTCCTATGGATTGGAAGAGAGAAGTCAACGTAAGATGGGGAAAACTAGATCGCTTTGTTCGTTTTGTTATTAATCATTTTATTGAAGATGATTGTACTTATCGAGCCTCAGCGCTAGCTTTTACAAGCTTATTAGCGATAGTACCCTTAATGACCGTTGGCTTTTCAATTTTTTCCTCTTTTCCAGTATTTCATAATTTTAGTAAGCCAGTACAAGACTTCATTTTTGAGAATTTTGTACCTACGACGGGTAAGATTGTCCAAAATTATGTGCAAGATTTTGCAACACAAGTTTCAAAACTTTCTATTTGGGGTGTCGCTTTTTTATTTGTGACAGCCATACTGGTTATGGTGACTATTGAGCGCGCTATGAATAAAATATGGCGTGTCTCTAGTGCTAGAAGAGGCGTTGCCGCATTTTTATTGTATTGGGCAATATTATCACTTGGGCCTATTTTTTTAGGCTTAAGCTTAGCAGCAAGCTCTTATTTGGTATCCATGCCTTTTTTACAAAACCAACAAGCGCCCTCTTTCATTCTAAGTATCTTACCTTTTTTACTTTCTTTAACAGGTTTTACTTTTTTATATGTAGTAGTTCCCAACCGCCCTATTCGATTTGAGCATGGATTCCTTGGTGGCTTATTTGCAACCATATTATTTGAATCAGCTAAACAGGCTTTTGCCTATTACTTATCGCATTATGATACTTACCAACTGCTTTATGGTGCATTTGCTATTCTACCTATTTTCTTTGTCTGGATTTATTGGGTTTGGTTTATTACGTTATTAGGCGCTGAAGTTAGCTATGCTTTATCTGTTCATCATAAAAGACGCAGTGGGAAGCCAATAGATGGGTTTTCCCATGCCTTACTTTGGCTACAGCAATTATGGCTAAAACAGAAAGAAGGTCAAGGTCTTTGTCTAAGCGACCTAATCCAAGCAAGTAACCAACCCTTTGAGATAGATAGTGATCATATGATTAATGAATTACAACGGATAAATCTAATTCACACAGGTGCTGATGGCCATTATTTATTAAGCAGAGACTTAAATGAAATTTCTTTATATTGGTTAAGCAAGCATTTGCCGTACAACTTACCTGATCAGTATGATTTTGAAGGTGCTTCAACTTCTTTTCCTTGGGAAACGATATTTACAGAAAATGATAAATTATTACAACAATCGCTATCTATTAGCTTGGCTCACTTGTTTAACACTGGCGTACCTACAAATAAGAATATAGTAACTATTAAACCCCCTGAAACTTCATGAGATTGATACGATTATGTAATACCGCTGGGTGCCGCGGACAGGTATTGTTGCTTAGAAGAAAACTAAGCTAGAAGAGTTAAGTCGTTGCGAATCTTTACGAAGTAAAGGTGAAGCAATCCAGTCAGGTGCGTTTGTCAAAATCCGAACTGGATTGCTTCGCTTCGCTCGCAAAGACGAGAAATGGATTAAATCAAGTGGCAACTTTAAGACAAAAGCTGAACAGGTTGTTTAGCCTTTAATTAATCTAGGCCGATTTGACCGCTTAGTGTATCCACGTAACAATGCTCCGCGGACAAGCCGCGGTACGTAAGATTTAATTTTGCGTAGAGCAGAGTTAAGCTGCGATAATTTGAGATGAATACGATGTACGTGGCTATCCTTGCAGAATATAGGCGCATCTTAATTAAAGGATATAACGCGCTAAATCCTCATCTTCCACCAGCTTACCTAAGTGTTCATCAACATACGCTTTATCGATATGCACAGATTCACCTGACTTATCTGTTGCTTCAAAAGACACAACCTCTAAAAGACGCTCCATCACTGTATAGAGTCGACGTGCACCAATATTTTCTGTGCGTTCATTGACTTTCCAAGCTACTTCAGCAATTCGCCTAATACCTGTCTCATCAAAGCTTAATTGCAAGCCTTCAGTCGCCATTAAAGCTACATATTGCTCTGTTAGCGAATTACTTGGTTCAGTTAAAATACGTACAAAATCATCCACATGTAATGCACTTAATTCCACACGAATTGGTAATCGACCTTGCAATTCAGCAATAAGATCTGAAGGTTTAGCAACATGAAAAGCACCAGAGGCAATAAATAACACATGGTCAGATTTAACCGGCCCATATTTAGTTGAAATAGTTGAGCCTTCAACTAGAGGCAATAAATCACGTTGAACACCTTCGCGTGATACATCCCCGCCACTGCCATGCTCGGCACGCTTAGCCACTTTATCTATTTCATCAATAAATACGATACCGTTTTGTTCAACATTTTCGATGGCTCTTGCTTTGATATCTTCTTCATTAATTAGCTTAGCTGCTTCTTCTTCTCGCAATAATTTCATTGCCTTACCAATAGGTAATTTACGTGTTTTAGTACGATTACTACCTACCTGATGGAACATTGTCTGCAATTGACTTGTCATTTCTTCCATGCCTGGAGGTGCCATAATTTCGATACCAACTGGGCTTACTGCTAAATCAATTTCAACTTCATTATTATCAAGCAAGCCTTCGCGCAATTGTTTGCGAAAAACTTGCCGGGTTGTGCTATCTCGTTCTGCTGGTGTTAACGTGCCGCGTGGCGGCGGTAACAACGCGTCTAAAACACGATTCTCTGCAGCCTCTTCTGCTAGATGCTCAACTTTCTTCATAGCAAATTGGCGTTCTTGTTTGATAGCAATATCGACAAGATCGCGCATAATTGAGTCGACATCTCGCCCTACATAACCCACTTCAGTAAATTTAGTCGCTTCGACTTTAATAAAGGGTGCTTCAGCAAGCTTTGCTAAACGTCTGGCAATTTCCGTTTTTCCAACCCCGGTTGGACCAATCATTAGAATATTTTTAGGCATGATTTCATTACGCAAATCAGCATCTTTAATTTGCATACGGCGCCACCGATTGCGCAAAGCAATTGCCACGGCACGCTTGGCCTCGTCTTGCCCAATGATATGTTTATTTAACTCCTCAACAATTTCACGTGGAGTCATAGTCATGGTAGTTATATTATTCACAGTCACTTTCCAATTCTTCTATCGTTAAATTATGGTTTGTATAAATACAAATTTCACCGGCTATATTTAAGCTTTTTTCTACTATTTCTCTGGCTGTTAGATCGGTATTTTTTAATAAAGCACGGGCAGCAGCTTGAGCAAAAGGGCCACCAGAACCAATGGCAATTAGGCCACCTTCTTCAGGCTCAATCACATCCCCATTACCCGTAATAATTAAAGAAGCTTTTCGATCTGCTACGGCCAGTAATGCTTCTAAACGTCGTAATATCTTATCAGTACGCCAATCTTTGGCTAATTCAACAGCTGCACGCACTAAATGGCCTTGATGCATCTCAAGCTTACGCTCAAAGCGTTCAAAGAGTGTAAAGGCATCTGCCGTACCGCCTGCAAATCCTGCAATCACTTTATCTTTGTATAAACGCCTTACTTTACGGGCATTGCCTTTCATGACGGTATTGCCCATGGTCACTTGGCCATCACCACCAATAACTACGTTATTTCCTCGCCTTACTGACAGGATGGTTGTACCGCGATACTGTTCCAAAATTATTACCTCTAAATTAAGTTAAACTCATCAATTGGGGGCTTCTTGTAAAAATTCAATAGTACTTGGTAAAAATTTTCACTATTTGATACTGGGCATATGAAAGGCTTCATTATATTTATAGCCTTTAAAAACGCTTATGGCAGGCAAAGATTACTCTCCTCGCGGCAGTTGAAACACGCCCCTTTCAATTCTATGGCTTCTTGATTAAGCGAAAAATGATAGGTTTCTACTAATTGGGCTATTAATTTAAATAAACTCTTATCACAAATTTCATTCACTTGATGGCAGCGCTTACACACAAGTAAAAATTCACTAAGGGATGGTTTGACTGGTTCTTGACAGAGTATATAAGATTGAATTGACTCAATTTTGTGCACGATACCACAGGCGATAAAATAATCAAGCACCCGATAAACTGTTGAGGGTTTTGAATTTTCTTTTATTTGTAATAAACAATCTAATATCTCATAAGCTTTTAGCGGCTTCTTGGTACCCCAAAGTATATATAATACGCTTTTACGTAAAGAGGTAAGCTTAGAATTTAAAGTTTTACAATAATTAATAAACGAAGGTGGATAAGTCATCTTTTATTCCCCTCG
Proteins encoded in this window:
- the hslU gene encoding ATP-dependent protease ATPase subunit HslU; amino-acid sequence: MTMTPREIVEELNKHIIGQDEAKRAVAIALRNRWRRMQIKDADLRNEIMPKNILMIGPTGVGKTEIARRLAKLAEAPFIKVEATKFTEVGYVGRDVDSIMRDLVDIAIKQERQFAMKKVEHLAEEAAENRVLDALLPPPRGTLTPAERDSTTRQVFRKQLREGLLDNNEVEIDLAVSPVGIEIMAPPGMEEMTSQLQTMFHQVGSNRTKTRKLPIGKAMKLLREEEAAKLINEEDIKARAIENVEQNGIVFIDEIDKVAKRAEHGSGGDVSREGVQRDLLPLVEGSTISTKYGPVKSDHVLFIASGAFHVAKPSDLIAELQGRLPIRVELSALHVDDFVRILTEPSNSLTEQYVALMATEGLQLSFDETGIRRIAEVAWKVNERTENIGARRLYTVMERLLEVVSFEATDKSGESVHIDKAYVDEHLGKLVEDEDLARYIL
- a CDS encoding MdfA family multidrug efflux MFS transporter, with the protein product MAHPLINISRKQALSFASFLVLYQFLTYIANDMIMPGMIQVVSSFHGPESAIASSLTAYILGGASLQLFLGPISDRIGRRPVMLAGAILFFVFTVFIACSNSIGQFLLARYFEGMGLCFIGVIGYATLQEIFAEMDAVRLVAALANVASLAPLLGPLAGATFILYFNWRGIFALIGFFALLALWGLWRFMPEPVGAQKKDGQVIPRVSLAPKVVFKNYLQLLTNPTFMVGAWVAGLVGVPCVAWIAISPIIIVADAKLSVIAYALWQLPIFGAGLLGNWYLHKLTRKKPIKPIILFGSILSSAGLLLAYLLPGLIGSNFEWLLPGLTLYGFGLGVTAAPLNRYVLFSTSVSKGTAYAMISLISMIAQAIGVEAANQVYTHHNNNYFGLYCAILGLIYLLGLVGMFVLSLQAKDELSLSAPAV
- a CDS encoding YihY family inner membrane protein; translation: MDWKREVNVRWGKLDRFVRFVINHFIEDDCTYRASALAFTSLLAIVPLMTVGFSIFSSFPVFHNFSKPVQDFIFENFVPTTGKIVQNYVQDFATQVSKLSIWGVAFLFVTAILVMVTIERAMNKIWRVSSARRGVAAFLLYWAILSLGPIFLGLSLAASSYLVSMPFLQNQQAPSFILSILPFLLSLTGFTFLYVVVPNRPIRFEHGFLGGLFATILFESAKQAFAYYLSHYDTYQLLYGAFAILPIFFVWIYWVWFITLLGAEVSYALSVHHKRRSGKPIDGFSHALLWLQQLWLKQKEGQGLCLSDLIQASNQPFEIDSDHMINELQRINLIHTGADGHYLLSRDLNEISLYWLSKHLPYNLPDQYDFEGASTSFPWETIFTENDKLLQQSLSISLAHLFNTGVPTNKNIVTIKPPETS
- the xth gene encoding exodeoxyribonuclease III yields the protein MLKLATWNVNSLKIRLEQVLAWFEQHQIDILALQETKTPNENFPLAAFTERGYHVVYSGQKTYNGVAIISRQPIENSVTDIPDFDDPQRRILITSIGDLRLINLYVPNGAAVGCDKYHYKLHWLTKLNTHIQQELMRYPKLAVVGDFNIAPEDRDVHDPVAWEGSVLVSPQEREAFAALLALGLHDSFRLFPQPEKLYSWWDYRAAGFRRNHGLRIDHILLSAELAQACVSAQIDKLPRAVERPSDHTPVLVELNIS
- a CDS encoding Fur family transcriptional regulator gives rise to the protein MTYPPSFINYCKTLNSKLTSLRKSVLYILWGTKKPLKAYEILDCLLQIKENSKPSTVYRVLDYFIACGIVHKIESIQSYILCQEPVKPSLSEFLLVCKRCHQVNEICDKSLFKLIAQLVETYHFSLNQEAIELKGACFNCREESNLCLP
- the wrbA gene encoding NAD(P)H:quinone oxidoreductase, which encodes MINPYVLILFYSRYGATAQIAQYIARGIESVEGIEARIRTVPPVSAVCEATESAIPDQGAPYVTLDDLRHCSGLALGSPTRFGNMAAPLKYFLDNTTALWLAGELVDKPACVFTSTSTVHGGQETTLTSMMLPLLHHGMVLVGIPYTEPLLNTTKTGGSPYGMSHVAGVTNDNPISQDEVALAKYLGKRLAHTALKLLGK
- the hslV gene encoding ATP-dependent protease subunit HslV, encoding MEQYRGTTILSVRRGNNVVIGGDGQVTMGNTVMKGNARKVRRLYKDKVIAGFAGGTADAFTLFERFERKLEMHQGHLVRAAVELAKDWRTDKILRRLEALLAVADRKASLIITGNGDVIEPEEGGLIAIGSGGPFAQAAARALLKNTDLTAREIVEKSLNIAGEICIYTNHNLTIEELESDCE
- a CDS encoding exodeoxyribonuclease III, yielding MRVITFNANGIRAAARKGFYDWLVHQDADFICIQETKAQINQLLEDIYYPAGYHCHYYDAQKKGYSGVAIYARFKPHLVTKGLGFEFCDNEGRYIQYDYPKLSVVSLYLPSGTSGEARQLVKFDFLKNFTEHLLALKQQGRELIICGDYNIAHKAIDLKNWRSNQKNSGFLPEERAWMDELFGPLGFVDAFRVLNQDQEQYTWWSHRGKAWEKNVGWRIDYQVITPGLIDSLHKVAIHRENRWSDHAPLIVDYQGDWCA